In Accipiter gentilis chromosome 18, bAccGen1.1, whole genome shotgun sequence, the following are encoded in one genomic region:
- the LOC126047768 gene encoding gamma-aminobutyric acid receptor-associated protein-like 1, translating to MKFQYKEDHPFEYRKKEGEKIRKKYPDRVPVIVEKAPKARVPDLDKRKYLVPSDLTVGQFYFLIRKRIHLRPEDALFFFVNNTIPPTSATMGQLYEDNHEEDYFLYVAYSDESVYGNWT from the exons ATGAAGTTCCAGTACAAGGAAGACCACCCGTTCGAgtacaggaaaaaagaaggggagaaaatcaggaagaaataCCCCGACAGAGTCCCg GTAATTGTGGAAAAAGCACCAAAAGCCAGAGTACCTGACCTAGACAAAAGGAAGTATCTTGTGCCTTCTGACCTCACAG TTGGCCAATTCTACTTCTTAATCCGAAAGCGGATCCACCTGAGGCCAGAAGATGCCCTCTTCTTCTTTGTCAATAATACCATCCCTCCCACCAGTGCTACCATGGGCCAGCTGTATGAG GATAACCACGAGGAGGACTACTTTCTCTATGTGGCCTACAGCGATGAGAGCGTCTATGGCAA CTGGACGTAG